The following are from one region of the Simiduia agarivorans SA1 = DSM 21679 genome:
- a CDS encoding monovalent cation/H+ antiporter subunit D family protein produces MGNHISLLLVVLPLMAAPLVAISPRGRTPWAIACIVAAVCAFLAATQLWMVVNHGTISYELGGWAPPWGIEYRIDAVNAFVALIVASIAALTLPYALLSAEQEIPADKIPLFYSALLLCLTGLLGMTQTGDIFNIFVFLEISSLASYALISLGKQRQALTSAYQYLIMGTIGATFYLIGVGLIYSQTGSLNMQDLEAILPGVVHLRTVETGFAFIMIGVALKLALFPLHLWLPNAYTYAPSVVTVFLAATATKVAVYVLLRMLGTVFPEGFAQITPADELLMVAGIAGILIASVYAIYQKNVKRLLAYSSVAQVGYMALGIGLASATGVTAALVHLFNHALMKGALFMAIGAIIYRLGACHMEQIQGLGRMMPWTFGAIVIGGLSLVGVPGTAGFISKWYLVTAALEQQAWISVGVILAGSLLAVVYVGKLIEALYFKPTTDNGRQVTEAPLLLLVPTWALVIANIYFGLNTELTVGIAQQAVAILSGVMP; encoded by the coding sequence ATGGGAAATCACATAAGCCTGTTGCTGGTGGTATTGCCGCTGATGGCCGCGCCCCTTGTGGCCATCAGCCCTCGCGGCCGCACCCCCTGGGCCATTGCCTGTATTGTCGCTGCTGTCTGTGCATTTTTGGCTGCCACGCAGCTTTGGATGGTGGTCAATCACGGCACCATCAGCTACGAATTGGGCGGCTGGGCGCCACCTTGGGGCATTGAATACCGCATCGATGCGGTCAATGCATTTGTCGCACTGATCGTCGCGTCCATCGCCGCCCTGACCCTGCCCTATGCGTTGCTGAGTGCCGAGCAGGAAATTCCGGCCGACAAAATTCCGCTGTTTTACAGCGCCCTGTTGCTGTGCCTGACAGGTTTGCTGGGCATGACCCAGACCGGCGACATTTTCAATATTTTCGTATTCCTTGAAATTTCCTCGCTCGCCTCCTACGCGCTCATCAGCCTGGGCAAACAACGGCAGGCGCTGACCTCGGCCTACCAATACCTGATCATGGGCACCATTGGCGCAACCTTTTATCTCATTGGTGTGGGCCTGATCTATTCCCAGACCGGCAGCCTGAACATGCAGGATCTGGAAGCCATTCTGCCCGGTGTGGTGCACCTGAGAACCGTGGAAACCGGGTTTGCCTTCATCATGATTGGCGTTGCGCTCAAACTGGCACTGTTTCCATTGCACCTTTGGCTGCCCAACGCCTACACCTATGCGCCCTCGGTGGTCACCGTGTTTCTCGCCGCCACCGCGACCAAAGTGGCGGTGTATGTGTTGTTGCGTATGCTCGGCACCGTGTTCCCAGAAGGATTTGCCCAGATCACCCCTGCCGATGAGCTGCTCATGGTGGCGGGCATCGCCGGCATACTGATTGCCTCGGTCTATGCCATCTACCAGAAAAACGTCAAACGCCTGCTGGCCTACTCCAGTGTGGCGCAGGTGGGTTACATGGCCCTGGGAATCGGCCTGGCCTCGGCCACCGGCGTCACCGCCGCGCTGGTGCACCTGTTTAATCACGCCCTGATGAAGGGCGCGCTGTTCATGGCCATCGGCGCCATTATCTATCGCCTGGGCGCCTGCCACATGGAGCAGATCCAGGGGCTTGGCAGAATGATGCCCTGGACCTTTGGCGCCATCGTGATTGGCGGCCTGAGCCTCGTGGGGGTACCGGGCACTGCCGGCTTCATCAGTAAATGGTATCTGGTTACCGCCGCGCTGGAGCAGCAAGCGTGGATTTCCGTGGGGGTCATCCTCGCTGGTTCGCTGTTGGCGGTGGTGTATGTGGGCAAACTGATTGAAGCACTCTACTTCAAACCGACCACCGACAACGGCCGGCAGGTCACCGAAGCGCCGCTGTTATTACTGGTGCCCACCTGGGCGCTGGTGATCGCCAACATCTATTTCGGTCTGAACACTGAGCTGACGGTGGGCATTGCCCAACAGGCCGTGGCCATTCTGAGCGGGGTAATGCCATGA
- a CDS encoding cation:proton antiporter subunit C: protein MDIFIGHYNYWIVIILMMVGLYAVISRGNLIKKVIGLNIFQVSVFFLYISLGAVDGGAAPIVTEGVETYSNPLPHVLILTAIVVGVATTALALALVIRIKESYGTIEEDKIHQMDHSL from the coding sequence ATGGATATTTTTATCGGGCATTACAATTACTGGATTGTCATTATCCTGATGATGGTGGGGCTCTATGCGGTGATCAGCCGTGGCAACCTGATAAAAAAAGTCATTGGCCTGAATATTTTTCAGGTGTCGGTATTTTTTCTCTACATCAGCCTGGGTGCGGTGGACGGCGGCGCGGCGCCGATAGTCACCGAAGGCGTGGAAACCTATTCCAATCCCTTGCCACACGTGCTGATTCTCACCGCCATTGTGGTGGGTGTTGCCACCACGGCGTTGGCGCTGGCGCTGGTGATTCGTATCAAGGAATCCTACGGCACCATTGAGGAAGACAAAATTCATCAAATGGATCATTCATTGTAA